In Fodinibius saliphilus, a genomic segment contains:
- a CDS encoding 5-formyltetrahydrofolate cyclo-ligase, with the protein MNDTQSEKEELRSRLLEARESITAKAFSHGSKHIIGSLKDKPAFLEADVIHCYVSMNSRGEVDTHHLLKELLNSDKDVIVPISNFADHTLSHIRLDSFDQLKENKWGVLEPDEGEEVSIDQVDLVVVPMVGGDECANRIGYGKGFYDRFLKDVSALKIGLCFEQNIVPKLPVEEFDIPLDHIITEERIISRD; encoded by the coding sequence ATGAATGATACTCAATCAGAAAAAGAGGAGCTGCGTAGCAGGCTTTTAGAGGCTAGAGAGTCGATTACTGCTAAAGCTTTTTCTCATGGTTCTAAACATATTATTGGCAGCCTTAAAGATAAACCTGCTTTTTTAGAAGCAGATGTTATCCATTGTTACGTGTCAATGAATAGTCGGGGAGAGGTCGATACTCACCACCTGCTGAAGGAACTACTAAATAGCGATAAGGATGTTATTGTACCAATTTCAAATTTTGCAGATCATACTTTATCACACATTCGTTTAGATTCATTTGACCAGCTAAAAGAGAATAAATGGGGCGTTTTAGAACCAGATGAAGGTGAAGAGGTTTCAATCGACCAGGTTGATTTAGTTGTTGTACCGATGGTGGGAGGGGATGAGTGTGCCAATCGGATTGGCTACGGAAAGGGATTTTATGATCGTTTTTTAAAGGATGTATCAGCCCTTAAAATTGGTCTCTGTTTTGAACAGAATATTGTTCCGAAATTACCGGTTGAGGAGTTTGATATACCGTTAGATCACATTATCACAGAAGAGCGCATTATTTCTCGCGATTAA
- a CDS encoding PspC domain-containing protein, translated as MAQRTKQSTQQNLDSLMDFEDHELRNTMQEFLKEEKKANTNIWNFSTIAGIAMFFVGVVFILNMLIGIGPNLSGLMEAMPLIGAVLVTLVGFGFLVGDRKKEKRTKNKKNRSSDTYDFDYDFGDSSNEEDFTLNNNLGVDSKKKSNSKSSSGAFDFDSYAFSESKKLYKSRTDKKISGVCGGLAKYFGISSTVIRLLFFITLFAAGGTSLFVYIALALALDKEPPEMMDDFNF; from the coding sequence ATGGCACAAAGAACCAAACAATCTACACAACAGAACCTTGATTCATTGATGGATTTCGAAGACCATGAACTTCGAAATACCATGCAGGAATTCTTGAAGGAAGAGAAAAAAGCTAATACTAATATCTGGAACTTTTCTACTATTGCAGGTATTGCCATGTTTTTTGTAGGGGTGGTATTTATCCTCAACATGCTTATAGGCATTGGACCTAATTTGAGTGGACTTATGGAAGCTATGCCTTTAATAGGGGCGGTCCTAGTAACACTCGTGGGTTTTGGATTTTTAGTCGGGGATAGAAAAAAAGAAAAGCGGACAAAGAATAAGAAAAACCGTTCTTCTGATACATATGATTTTGACTATGATTTCGGAGATAGTTCTAATGAAGAGGACTTTACATTAAATAATAATCTTGGAGTTGATAGTAAGAAAAAAAGCAATTCTAAATCTTCTTCTGGTGCGTTTGATTTTGACTCCTATGCATTTAGTGAATCCAAGAAATTATATAAATCACGAACGGATAAAAAGATCTCTGGGGTCTGTGGGGGGCTTGCCAAATATTTTGGTATCAGCTCTACTGTTATCCGTCTATTATTTTTTATAACACTCTTTGCTGCAGGCGGAACATCATTGTTTGTATATATTGCTTTGGCTTTGGCCTTAGATAAAGAGCCGCCCGAAATGATGGACGACTTTAATTTTTAG
- the tmk gene encoding dTMP kinase: MFITFEGIDGSGKSTQIQKLKRRLQQNGVQVKVFRDPGGPVVSEKVRELLLNPDYDIDPVTELLLFSAARSQLMAENVIPSIEEGKTVILDRFYDSTVAYQGYGRQSVGLDEIHMMNRVASHKCEPDLTIYMKLPLHAAKKRMSKNKDRMEQAGDSFYNKVIQGFNRLAEQEQRIFTVDARLPTEEVHHKIWTLIDRSF; this comes from the coding sequence GTGTTTATAACGTTCGAAGGGATTGATGGAAGTGGTAAATCCACACAGATTCAAAAGTTGAAGAGACGGCTACAGCAGAATGGGGTACAAGTAAAAGTTTTTAGAGATCCTGGTGGCCCGGTTGTTTCAGAGAAGGTGCGAGAGCTTTTACTTAATCCTGATTATGATATAGATCCAGTTACCGAACTTTTACTTTTTTCCGCTGCACGTTCTCAGTTGATGGCAGAAAATGTTATACCATCTATTGAAGAGGGAAAGACAGTTATTTTAGACCGTTTTTATGATTCTACGGTAGCTTATCAGGGATATGGACGACAATCAGTAGGGCTGGATGAAATTCATATGATGAACCGGGTAGCCAGCCATAAGTGTGAGCCCGATCTTACTATCTATATGAAATTACCGCTGCATGCGGCTAAGAAGAGGATGTCAAAAAATAAGGATAGGATGGAGCAAGCCGGAGATTCATTTTATAACAAAGTTATTCAGGGTTTTAATAGGTTAGCAGAGCAAGAGCAGCGTATTTTTACTGTGGATGCGAGATTGCCGACAGAAGAAGTACACCATAAGATTTGGACTCTTATTGATCGTTCTTTTTAA
- a CDS encoding SRPBCC family protein: MAHERIDVDLPLAKVYEYLSDPTYFPHFFERIERVNKINSQTFEYSTTLGGKPFEWTTNVIDDLRNTRFAWITINGNLNQTGTIRFTPLDNGERTRVDFSLDYRTFYGEPEEELANFIQGLSAQMKKDLQRFKEEAEEGTFKQNADDTLAAIEKADEEAEAEEEAAA; encoded by the coding sequence ATGGCGCACGAAAGAATTGATGTTGATCTGCCCCTAGCCAAAGTCTATGAATACTTAAGTGACCCAACCTATTTCCCTCACTTCTTCGAACGGATTGAGCGAGTTAACAAAATAAATTCACAAACGTTTGAGTATTCGACTACTCTTGGTGGGAAACCATTTGAGTGGACAACAAACGTCATTGATGATCTCCGTAATACACGTTTTGCGTGGATTACTATCAATGGCAATTTGAATCAGACTGGTACTATTCGATTTACTCCGCTGGATAACGGAGAACGAACCCGGGTTGATTTCAGCCTTGATTACCGTACTTTCTACGGTGAGCCAGAGGAAGAATTAGCTAACTTTATCCAAGGTCTTTCTGCACAGATGAAGAAGGATCTACAGCGTTTTAAGGAAGAAGCCGAAGAAGGTACTTTCAAACAAAATGCGGATGATACTCTTGCTGCTATTGAAAAGGCAGACGAAGAGGCAGAAGCTGAAGAAGAAGCGGCTGCTTAA
- the aroE gene encoding shikimate dehydrogenase — MSLSTFKKSKKAQSPHYILFGHPIEHSWSPLMHNLALDYYDIDAQYYTVDLYNSELNSLASYLNNDSFKGANITVPYKQIIIEYLDRIDNSAQEIGAVNTIVKEGYQLVGYNTDSAGFLAPLKQYSGELEGGRAIIFGTGGASRAIVYALLNIGIEELYLVSRNPARRNLFSENNHVVMVSYNQWTSLAEEAALIINATPLGMHPNVNDSPVRETEKAFLSDCICYDIVYNPIQTKFLKQANSVEATTINGLEMLIQQGSRSFELWTGHPFPVKKVRGKLHEQIKN, encoded by the coding sequence ATGAGTTTATCTACCTTTAAAAAGAGTAAAAAAGCCCAGTCTCCTCATTATATACTCTTTGGGCACCCCATAGAGCATAGTTGGTCACCACTCATGCATAATTTAGCATTAGATTATTATGATATTGATGCTCAATATTATACGGTTGATCTTTATAATAGTGAGCTCAATAGCTTGGCCTCATATCTTAACAATGATTCTTTTAAGGGAGCGAATATTACTGTTCCCTATAAACAAATAATTATTGAATACTTGGATCGTATTGACAATTCAGCTCAAGAAATTGGTGCTGTTAATACGATTGTAAAAGAGGGGTATCAGTTGGTTGGTTACAATACCGATAGTGCTGGCTTTTTGGCCCCGTTGAAACAATATAGCGGAGAACTAGAGGGCGGAAGAGCTATTATATTTGGAACCGGAGGTGCTTCAAGAGCAATTGTTTATGCCCTATTAAATATAGGGATTGAAGAATTATACTTGGTATCTAGAAATCCTGCTCGTAGAAATTTGTTTTCCGAAAACAACCATGTGGTTATGGTTTCTTATAATCAATGGACCTCATTGGCAGAGGAAGCCGCCCTTATTATTAATGCTACTCCTTTGGGGATGCATCCCAATGTTAACGATTCGCCAGTCCGGGAAACAGAAAAGGCATTCCTATCGGATTGCATTTGTTATGATATTGTGTATAATCCAATACAAACCAAATTCTTGAAACAGGCAAATTCAGTGGAGGCGACAACGATAAATGGCCTGGAGATGTTAATCCAACAAGGAAGTCGGTCCTTTGAACTATGGACGGGACATCCATTCCCTGTAAAAAAGGTTAGAGGTAAATTACATGAACAAATTAAAAACTGA
- the pgeF gene encoding peptidoglycan editing factor PgeF — protein MNKLKTDFAVIRPTNLFKEEGVRAWFTLKNNQYRKQNSIAGLNLGYNTSEKKEVVTQNRLNLLSSLEVNKEWVAFADQVHSNRVRIVIQGGTFPNTDGLITSVPGLTIAIQVADCAAILLWDAESKTIGALHAGWRGAVGDIVPKGINDMADQGADPQNMKAFVSPCISLKNFEVGIEVAEQFPDNFVDYEHFEKPHVDLRRFIRNQLQEGGIPQKHIEVAPGCTFEDKERFYSFRREGKKSGRMMALIQITE, from the coding sequence ATGAACAAATTAAAAACTGACTTTGCTGTTATTCGGCCCACGAATCTTTTTAAAGAGGAAGGGGTTCGGGCATGGTTCACACTCAAAAACAATCAATATAGAAAGCAAAATAGTATTGCTGGTCTAAACCTTGGATATAATACATCTGAGAAAAAGGAAGTTGTTACTCAAAACAGACTTAACCTATTATCTTCGTTAGAAGTAAATAAAGAATGGGTGGCATTTGCTGATCAAGTACACAGTAATAGAGTTAGGATTGTGATACAGGGAGGTACCTTTCCCAATACAGATGGGTTAATTACCTCTGTTCCAGGTTTAACAATAGCTATTCAGGTGGCTGATTGTGCAGCTATTTTATTATGGGATGCAGAATCAAAAACTATTGGAGCTTTACATGCTGGATGGCGTGGTGCTGTTGGTGATATTGTACCCAAAGGTATTAATGATATGGCTGATCAGGGAGCTGATCCTCAAAATATGAAGGCGTTTGTAAGTCCTTGTATATCGCTCAAAAACTTTGAAGTGGGAATAGAAGTTGCAGAGCAGTTTCCGGATAACTTTGTGGATTATGAGCATTTTGAAAAGCCTCATGTAGATCTTCGGAGATTTATTCGAAATCAATTACAAGAAGGTGGCATCCCCCAGAAACATATTGAAGTGGCCCCAGGCTGTACTTTTGAAGATAAGGAACGATTTTACTCTTTCCGACGAGAAGGGAAGAAAAGTGGTAGGATGATGGCTCTTATCCAGATAACTGAATAA
- a CDS encoding histone deacetylase family protein produces the protein MRLSYSPDYYAPIPNEHIFPMKKFTALHHYLLEQNLIDSSDIVEPSPVDIPNLTTVHSQRYSNGIVNGDLGKRELRKLGLPWSKRLAHRSRLAVQGTINASLMALQDGISGNLAGGTHHAMPDYGEGFCVFNDVAVAIKVLRQSMWAKKILVIDCDVHQGNGTAKIFKNNDDVFTFSLHGAKNYPFKKPPSTLDIGLPDETQDEVYLSTLGDALDEIFEQFSPDLVYYLGGIDPLEADHFGRLSLTMNGLKNRDRIVIQKVIDDDVPLVLLLSGGYAPTLGDTVRAHALMYETALELAL, from the coding sequence TTGCGACTTTCTTATTCTCCCGACTATTATGCTCCTATTCCCAATGAGCATATATTTCCGATGAAAAAATTTACTGCTCTGCATCACTATCTTTTAGAACAAAATCTGATTGATAGCAGTGATATTGTAGAACCTTCTCCGGTGGATATTCCCAACCTTACAACAGTACATTCTCAACGTTATTCCAACGGTATTGTGAATGGGGATTTAGGAAAAAGAGAATTGCGGAAGCTAGGGTTGCCTTGGTCGAAGAGGTTGGCTCACAGATCCAGGTTGGCCGTGCAAGGGACGATCAACGCCTCCTTAATGGCACTGCAGGATGGAATATCAGGAAATTTGGCAGGAGGCACTCATCACGCTATGCCCGACTATGGCGAAGGGTTCTGTGTATTTAATGATGTAGCCGTCGCAATTAAAGTACTGCGGCAGTCGATGTGGGCTAAAAAGATATTAGTTATTGATTGTGATGTTCATCAAGGGAATGGGACAGCTAAAATTTTTAAAAATAACGACGACGTATTTACCTTTTCATTGCATGGTGCAAAGAACTATCCCTTTAAAAAGCCTCCCTCTACATTAGATATTGGGTTGCCGGATGAAACGCAGGATGAAGTATATTTGTCTACCTTGGGAGATGCACTTGACGAGATATTTGAACAGTTTTCCCCGGATTTGGTCTATTACCTTGGCGGAATAGATCCGTTGGAAGCGGATCATTTCGGACGACTTTCTTTAACGATGAATGGTTTAAAAAACAGAGATCGTATAGTAATACAAAAAGTAATAGATGATGATGTTCCACTTGTATTATTGTTGTCGGGCGGTTATGCTCCCACATTGGGAGATACGGTGAGGGCACATGCGCTAATGTATGAAACAGCCTTAGAATTGGCTCTGTAA
- a CDS encoding 1-deoxy-D-xylulose-5-phosphate reductoisomerase: MKSKNIVILGSTGSIGEQALEVICEHPSQFNVLALSCNSSWQKLAEQANKYKPEYILLGDEQYSDLLRDKLDDNNIEILVGNEDLLQLTKLDKADIILNSLVGYAGFEPTVEALKAGKKVALANKESLVVGGGLINRLIQENGNNLIPVDSEHSAMLQCLVGEPIEKIEKLIITASGGPFRTWTKKQMQDITVSDALNHPNWSMGSKITIDSATMMNKGLEIIEAHWMFNMPLSKIEAVVHPQSIIHSVVTFTDGSSKAQLGPPTMKVPILYALTYPDRLELEAPELDWRKAFDLTFEPVDYNRFPCLKLAIEAAKEGGLAPAILNAANEVAVQRFLNEEITYIDIPKVIDHCLESLNNSGTITLESLKNIDQQARDLALTF; the protein is encoded by the coding sequence TTGAAGTCTAAAAATATTGTCATACTGGGTTCCACCGGTTCTATTGGCGAACAAGCCTTAGAGGTGATTTGTGAGCATCCTTCTCAATTTAATGTGTTGGCATTAAGCTGTAATAGCAGTTGGCAAAAGCTGGCAGAACAGGCTAATAAATATAAGCCTGAGTATATACTGCTAGGTGATGAACAGTACAGCGATTTACTGAGGGATAAGTTGGATGATAACAATATCGAGATCTTAGTTGGCAATGAGGATTTACTCCAGTTAACTAAACTTGATAAAGCTGATATTATCCTTAACAGTTTAGTAGGGTATGCTGGTTTTGAACCTACTGTTGAAGCATTAAAGGCGGGAAAAAAAGTGGCACTTGCCAATAAAGAATCGCTTGTAGTGGGTGGTGGGCTTATCAACAGACTTATTCAGGAGAATGGAAATAATCTTATTCCGGTTGATTCTGAACACAGTGCCATGTTACAATGTTTAGTGGGTGAACCAATTGAGAAGATCGAAAAGCTTATTATAACAGCAAGTGGAGGACCGTTTCGCACGTGGACTAAGAAACAGATGCAGGATATAACAGTGAGCGATGCTTTAAATCACCCCAATTGGTCGATGGGGTCTAAAATCACCATCGATTCTGCAACTATGATGAATAAGGGACTTGAAATTATAGAAGCACACTGGATGTTTAATATGCCGCTATCAAAGATTGAAGCTGTAGTTCATCCCCAAAGTATTATTCACTCGGTAGTTACCTTTACCGATGGGTCAAGCAAGGCCCAATTGGGGCCACCGACAATGAAGGTACCTATTTTATATGCTTTGACTTATCCTGACAGGCTCGAACTTGAAGCTCCGGAATTGGACTGGAGAAAGGCTTTTGACTTAACATTTGAACCTGTAGATTATAATCGGTTTCCCTGCTTGAAGTTAGCAATTGAAGCAGCCAAGGAAGGAGGATTGGCCCCGGCAATTTTGAATGCGGCAAATGAAGTTGCTGTGCAACGATTTTTGAACGAAGAAATTACCTATATTGATATCCCTAAAGTGATAGATCATTGTCTGGAATCATTAAATAATTCTGGAACTATTACGTTAGAATCACTGAAAAATATTGATCAACAGGCCAGGGATCTGGCATTAACTTTTTAA
- the rseP gene encoding RIP metalloprotease RseP, producing MEWILSLLSTLGIFAAALLILVFFHELGHFLAAKLFGMRVERFSLGFPPRIFGIKKGETDYCIGATPLGGYVKISGMIDETMDDDYLDEEPKPWEFRSKPVWQRIIVITAGVIFNMILAVLIFGGLAFSTGEEKVDLDSVGSIYVPEKSLAAQVGFQTGDKLIGVNGEDVPYFSDLFAPNKMMASSLSYTVKRGNETVTVGVPDSLLNEIGKRGFINFQHALPSKIRSVVEGSPADKVGLKEGDFITAINGDNISHWLQLVEKISTAEDSLNLMVRRSSGETISVAVTPNENNKLGIYAPNKEIFDVERFNYGLFEALNVGVKKTNETVSGIFGGFSKMFAGDISVRENLGGPVAIANVTKQATDAGGAIGFWNITAFLSVTLAIMNILPIPVLDGGHLMFLIYEGITRREPSPKVRMALQQIGFLLIIALFIFVTFNDILRQFG from the coding sequence ATGGAATGGATTTTAAGTTTATTATCAACACTCGGAATTTTTGCTGCTGCTCTACTTATCTTGGTTTTCTTTCATGAGCTTGGGCACTTTTTAGCTGCAAAACTTTTTGGAATGCGGGTAGAGCGCTTCTCTCTGGGTTTTCCTCCCCGTATTTTTGGTATTAAAAAGGGAGAAACCGATTACTGTATAGGAGCAACTCCTCTTGGTGGATATGTGAAAATATCCGGTATGATTGATGAAACCATGGATGACGATTACTTGGATGAAGAGCCCAAGCCATGGGAGTTTCGTAGCAAACCTGTCTGGCAACGCATTATTGTAATTACTGCCGGAGTTATCTTTAATATGATTCTTGCTGTACTTATTTTTGGCGGTTTAGCTTTTAGTACTGGTGAAGAAAAGGTTGATCTGGATAGTGTAGGTAGTATCTATGTACCCGAAAAATCTTTGGCAGCCCAAGTGGGGTTCCAAACAGGAGATAAGCTTATTGGGGTTAATGGGGAAGATGTTCCATATTTTTCCGACCTGTTTGCCCCCAATAAAATGATGGCGTCTTCATTGAGCTATACGGTTAAAAGAGGGAATGAAACAGTTACCGTTGGGGTACCCGATAGCTTACTTAATGAGATTGGGAAACGGGGGTTTATTAATTTTCAGCATGCACTTCCCAGTAAAATTCGATCTGTGGTAGAAGGAAGTCCGGCTGATAAAGTGGGGTTAAAAGAAGGTGATTTTATTACTGCTATTAATGGTGATAATATTTCACACTGGCTACAGCTGGTAGAGAAGATATCTACTGCTGAAGATTCTCTTAATTTAATGGTAAGGCGTTCCTCTGGTGAAACTATCTCAGTAGCGGTAACACCTAACGAAAACAATAAACTGGGTATTTATGCCCCTAATAAAGAAATATTTGATGTAGAACGTTTTAATTATGGCCTTTTTGAAGCACTGAATGTTGGAGTTAAAAAAACTAATGAAACGGTTTCTGGAATTTTTGGTGGATTCAGTAAAATGTTTGCCGGGGATATCTCCGTTCGCGAAAACTTAGGCGGACCGGTAGCTATTGCTAATGTTACCAAACAGGCAACAGATGCCGGAGGTGCAATAGGCTTTTGGAATATTACTGCTTTCTTAAGTGTAACACTTGCCATCATGAATATTTTACCTATTCCTGTACTTGACGGTGGCCACCTGATGTTTTTGATTTATGAAGGCATTACACGTCGTGAACCCTCTCCTAAAGTTCGGATGGCGCTACAACAAATTGGGTTTTTGCTTATAATAGCACTCTTTATATTTGTTACATTCAACGATATACTCAGACAATTCGGCTAA
- a CDS encoding phosphatidylserine decarboxylase family protein produces the protein MFARDGYTTIFVTIIFAIIVSGIARYLEPHWTAYIIYTAMVLLVGFILFFFRDPDREITTGDNLVISPADGNVVQIKEVQEDRYIKGPAKQISIFLSPLDVHVNRVPVNGKLEYLEYEPGIFLVAYDHRASELNERADFGVKHPSGTKVFFRQITGFLARRIVYHIEEGDNLEAGERFGMMKFGSRMDILVPVEVEVNVSEGEKAVAGQTILATINA, from the coding sequence ATGTTTGCACGCGACGGATACACTACTATCTTCGTAACCATTATTTTTGCAATTATTGTCAGCGGTATTGCTCGTTATCTTGAGCCCCACTGGACGGCCTATATAATTTATACGGCGATGGTACTGCTCGTAGGGTTTATTTTGTTTTTCTTTAGAGATCCGGACAGGGAAATAACCACAGGTGATAATTTGGTTATTTCACCGGCTGATGGTAATGTTGTGCAAATAAAAGAGGTGCAAGAAGACCGATACATTAAAGGTCCTGCAAAACAGATTAGTATATTTCTTTCTCCACTTGATGTTCATGTTAACAGAGTTCCCGTTAATGGAAAGCTTGAATACTTGGAATATGAACCGGGGATTTTCTTAGTAGCTTATGACCATAGAGCTTCTGAGCTTAATGAACGCGCAGACTTTGGAGTTAAACATCCATCCGGCACAAAAGTGTTTTTTCGGCAAATTACCGGTTTTCTAGCACGACGCATTGTGTATCATATTGAAGAAGGGGATAATCTGGAAGCCGGAGAGCGTTTTGGAATGATGAAGTTTGGCTCCAGAATGGATATACTTGTTCCGGTTGAGGTAGAAGTTAACGTCTCAGAAGGAGAAAAGGCTGTAGCCGGCCAAACAATTTTAGCTACCATTAACGCATAA
- the pssA gene encoding CDP-diacylglycerol--serine O-phosphatidyltransferase: MKYPIQKWKRFRRRRKRKRNGDKHTKKQIPRTVIPSFFTLMNLFCGFLAIISIAEGRLFFGAWLIVFAGLFDALDGFMARLSNATSQFGIELDSISDVVSFGVAPGFLLYAFGLAEMPFVGIILSALPPLCGAVRLARYNVDVHENFDDDKGRDDFFKGLPIPGQAIMIAAFYLTFYNQIEIFEGLEYGLNTVLVPLIILLSFLMVSTIPFDKIPSFDKESIKKHKMKLSLFIFYGLLILLFQEVGLMIVFSAFVGKGILLGGYFFWKEAFGDEEFSD, translated from the coding sequence ATGAAATATCCTATACAGAAGTGGAAGCGTTTTCGTCGTCGTAGAAAACGTAAAAGAAATGGGGATAAACATACTAAAAAGCAGATACCGCGTACGGTAATCCCCAGTTTCTTTACTTTGATGAATCTGTTCTGTGGTTTTTTGGCAATTATTAGCATTGCCGAAGGACGACTCTTCTTTGGGGCTTGGCTCATTGTTTTTGCCGGCCTATTTGATGCATTAGATGGTTTTATGGCCCGCCTGTCAAATGCTACTTCTCAATTTGGCATTGAATTGGATTCTATTAGCGATGTAGTATCATTTGGAGTTGCCCCGGGCTTTCTACTTTATGCTTTCGGTTTAGCAGAGATGCCTTTTGTGGGAATTATTTTAAGTGCTCTTCCGCCACTTTGTGGAGCTGTTCGGTTAGCAAGGTACAATGTAGATGTACATGAGAACTTTGATGATGACAAGGGCCGAGACGATTTTTTTAAGGGGCTTCCTATTCCCGGGCAGGCAATAATGATTGCAGCTTTTTACCTCACCTTCTATAATCAGATTGAGATTTTTGAAGGTTTGGAATATGGACTAAATACGGTTTTAGTACCCCTAATTATTCTGCTCTCCTTTTTGATGGTTAGCACTATTCCTTTTGATAAGATTCCAAGTTTTGATAAAGAATCCATTAAAAAACATAAGATGAAGCTTTCCCTTTTTATTTTCTATGGATTACTTATTCTATTATTTCAGGAAGTAGGACTAATGATTGTTTTTTCTGCCTTTGTGGGCAAGGGAATTCTCCTGGGGGGCTACTTCTTTTGGAAAGAAGCCTTTGGAGATGAAGAATTTTCTGATTAG
- a CDS encoding PorV/PorQ family protein, whose translation MSTNIAYSQQTGLDLLTIGPGTQALGFNEVVTAEQLGASNLYSNPANLALESSSSLNADYTLWIGDLSHTHAAVNFKKGERGIAFGFTGAQDDDIILRNQAGPAEGSFAINLLSLSAGYAYKVGPIAIGGTFQYLREEYYIYNASGYATNWGIASRFWNKRLQIGVSLLNLGKMDELINEATPLPTTLRGGFNAKLFTFTPPENDDLPVTVNLKNDWTFPLTVSNKTTQTTEERELYTSVALEFNIAETIMLRSGYKTGDTVRPWTAGAGIIVGSVIANYAIIPFETGFGTVHSLGLSYRF comes from the coding sequence ATGTCAACTAATATAGCTTATAGCCAGCAAACAGGCCTTGACCTTTTGACTATTGGTCCGGGCACACAAGCCTTAGGTTTTAATGAAGTGGTAACAGCTGAACAGTTAGGAGCATCAAACCTGTATTCCAACCCTGCTAACCTTGCATTAGAGTCCAGCTCATCACTCAATGCTGATTATACCCTCTGGATTGGCGACCTTTCCCACACTCATGCTGCGGTAAATTTCAAAAAAGGAGAACGTGGAATAGCTTTTGGATTTACCGGGGCCCAAGATGATGATATTATACTACGAAACCAGGCTGGACCTGCCGAAGGTTCTTTTGCTATAAACCTGCTGTCGCTAAGCGCAGGCTATGCTTACAAAGTAGGCCCCATTGCTATTGGCGGAACCTTTCAATACTTGCGAGAGGAATATTATATCTATAATGCTTCTGGATATGCTACTAATTGGGGAATAGCTAGTCGTTTCTGGAATAAACGCCTACAAATTGGGGTAAGTTTACTAAATCTGGGCAAAATGGATGAACTAATTAATGAAGCTACCCCTCTGCCAACTACACTGCGAGGCGGATTTAATGCCAAACTTTTTACCTTTACACCTCCTGAGAATGATGATCTCCCTGTAACAGTGAATCTTAAGAATGACTGGACCTTTCCTCTCACAGTATCGAACAAGACAACACAGACGACAGAAGAACGGGAACTCTATACGTCTGTTGCTCTTGAATTTAATATCGCAGAAACAATTATGTTAAGATCGGGATATAAAACGGGAGATACCGTTCGTCCATGGACAGCAGGTGCCGGAATAATAGTAGGCTCTGTTATTGCCAATTATGCTATCATCCCGTTTGAAACAGGCTTTGGAACTGTACATTCATTGGGGCTTAGTTACCGGTTTTAA